One Mercenaria mercenaria strain notata chromosome 12, MADL_Memer_1, whole genome shotgun sequence DNA segment encodes these proteins:
- the LOC128547352 gene encoding uncharacterized protein LOC128547352: MSEAQVNIETQLSSPVEEEPVDFTTKTWREDFCFIVENKKLFVARNVLALASPVFERMFQGEFKEKGEAKMALPGKKFEDVKEFLQCIYPSVLKDVTIKNAHKIVALAEEYQVAALKSKCEACFLTSLSTKTSAKDIYRLIDLACLYSLDDLFQKCTTLAAEKALEDLDEAEIQTPIPSAAKLVIQREIIDKMKANQIITSQVVDSLNEELQRTVTLNNYHRADLPKGDQLSLDDYKGWSGTSLFLNIGANKNTQVYMPEVCGIQIAVEFKFATRGTLVITLHAQNMKTSVLEIFGKVVFVNGIKGKTNMCQPIQTQLYDGPCRVVIKHGDILQKETEGYIYHGKMDVEIHLFALKKDSGYVC; this comes from the coding sequence ATGTCAGAAGCACAAGTAAACATCGAAACGCAACTTTCCAGTCCTGTTGAAGAGGAGCCCGTCGATTTTACGACTAAAACATGGAGAGAAGATTTTTGTTTCATTGTTGAAAATAAGAAACTCTTTGTTGCAAGAAATGTTCTAGCTTTGGCGTCGCCGGTGTTTGAAAGAATGTTTCAGGGGGAGTTCAAGGAAAAGGGAGAAGCGAAAATGGCATTACCTGGAAAGAAATTCGAAGATGTAAAAGAGTTCCTACAATGCATTTATCCAAGTGTTTTAAAAGATGTCACCATCAAGAACGCGCATAAAATTGTTGCGTTAGCCGAAGAATATCAAGTGGCCGCCTTAAAGTCAAAATGCGAGGCATGCTTCCTGACCAGTCTCAGTACGAAAACATCTGCAAAAGACATTTATAGATTAATTGACCTAGCTTGTCTTTATTCCCTAGATGATTTATTCCAAAAGTGTACTACTCTGGCAGCAGAAAAAGCATTGGAAGATCTTGATGAAGCAGAGATCCAAACTCCAATTCCTTCTGCGGCAAAGCTCGTAATTCAACGAGAAATAATTGATAAGATGAAAGCAAATCAGATTATAACAAGTCAGGTAGTTGACAGCTTAAATGAAGAACTGCAAAGGACGGTTACATTAAACAATTATCATCGTGCTGATCTACCGAAGGGCGATCAACTGAGTTTGGACGACTATAAAGGATGGAGTGgaacaagtttatttttaaatattggtgcaaataAAAATACACAGGTGTATATGCCAGAGGTATGTGGCATACAAATAGCCGTAGAATTTAAATTCGCAACCAGGGGCACTTTAGTAATAACACTTCATGCCCAAAATATGAAGACATCGGTACTTGAGATCTTTGGGAAAGTAGTATTTGTCAACGGAATAAAAGGAAAGACAAACATGTGCCAACCAATACAAACACAACTTTATGACGGTCCATGTAGAGTTGTAATCAAGCATGGTGATATCCTACAGAAAGAAACAGAGGGATACATCTACCACGGTAAAATGGATGTTGAAATCCATCTTTTTGCACTGAAAAAGGACAGTGGCTATGTGTGTTAG